From one bacterium genomic stretch:
- the nuoL gene encoding NADH-quinone oxidoreductase subunit L: MLELLYLIPVFPLLGVLLNTFALRGQSEKVVGGVASLMVAASFIVALGGFFELLGMPADSRHFELDLFRWIIVGDFAAQAGFLADPLSMVMMLIVTGVSALIHIYSIGYMHGDEGFRKFFIYLNLFVFFMLLLVMGNNYLVMFVGWEGVGLCSYLLIGFWYTDELKASAGKKAFIMNRIGDFGFLLAIFLIWTTFGTINFAEIEPMAQAYPVGAGVITAICLLLFTGATGKSAQLPLYTWLPDAMAGPTPVSALIHAATMVTAGVYMIVRSNFLFSLSPDAMLVVAWVGGLTALFAATIGLVQTDIKKVLAYSTVSQLGFMFLACGVGAYTAAIFHLMTHAFFKGLLFLGSGSVIHGMSNEQDIRVMGGLKSKMPTTYWTFLIGTLAIAGIPGLAGFFSKDEILWKTYESHHVILWGIGITAAFCTAFYMFRLLFLTFFGKFRGSKAQEHHVHESPKLMTVPLIILAVLSAIGGYVGVPHALGGHNYFHDWLLPVLSSHGVTHGGEHHGVPTAEYVLMAVSVLVAVIGIMLARSWYLGKSSTVESLGKSGMRNLLYNKYWVDQIYDTVISQPLVKVSEIFAKYVDQGTVDGAVNGVGTTVVSFGGLVRKIQTGVTQNYAVMMGMGTVVLLGMLIWSVLG; the protein is encoded by the coding sequence ATGCTGGAGCTTCTCTATTTAATACCGGTTTTTCCATTGTTGGGCGTGCTGCTCAACACATTCGCGCTTCGTGGACAATCAGAAAAGGTTGTTGGCGGAGTGGCGTCGCTTATGGTAGCGGCAAGCTTTATAGTGGCGCTGGGAGGTTTTTTCGAGCTGCTGGGAATGCCAGCAGACTCGCGTCACTTTGAACTTGATCTCTTCAGATGGATAATCGTGGGGGACTTTGCAGCCCAAGCCGGGTTCCTTGCAGACCCGCTGTCGATGGTGATGATGCTCATCGTTACCGGTGTGTCTGCACTCATTCACATTTATTCAATTGGGTACATGCACGGTGATGAAGGATTTCGGAAATTCTTCATATATCTGAACCTGTTTGTCTTTTTCATGTTGTTGCTTGTTATGGGCAACAACTACCTTGTCATGTTTGTCGGTTGGGAAGGCGTAGGACTGTGTTCCTATTTGTTGATCGGATTCTGGTACACCGACGAATTGAAGGCTTCGGCAGGAAAGAAAGCCTTCATCATGAACAGAATCGGCGACTTTGGATTCTTGCTCGCAATCTTCCTGATTTGGACCACCTTCGGTACAATCAATTTCGCTGAAATTGAACCGATGGCGCAGGCCTATCCGGTTGGAGCTGGCGTAATCACGGCTATTTGCCTTTTGCTGTTTACAGGTGCAACCGGCAAATCTGCGCAACTTCCGCTCTATACCTGGTTGCCTGATGCGATGGCAGGTCCTACTCCTGTCTCGGCACTCATCCACGCTGCGACAATGGTTACAGCAGGCGTATACATGATCGTGCGCTCGAATTTCCTGTTCTCTCTGTCGCCCGATGCCATGCTGGTTGTGGCGTGGGTTGGAGGGTTGACGGCATTGTTTGCGGCGACCATTGGCCTTGTTCAAACGGACATAAAAAAGGTTCTAGCCTATTCTACAGTAAGCCAGCTGGGATTCATGTTTCTGGCTTGCGGTGTCGGTGCCTACACTGCGGCCATTTTTCATTTGATGACCCACGCTTTCTTCAAGGGACTGCTATTCCTAGGTTCCGGTTCAGTCATTCACGGCATGTCCAATGAGCAGGATATCCGGGTTATGGGTGGCTTGAAAAGCAAAATGCCCACAACTTACTGGACTTTTCTCATTGGCACACTTGCCATTGCGGGCATTCCCGGGTTAGCCGGATTCTTTTCGAAAGATGAGATTCTGTGGAAGACTTATGAGTCACACCACGTAATCCTGTGGGGAATTGGTATAACTGCTGCTTTCTGCACTGCTTTCTACATGTTCCGGCTCTTGTTCCTGACATTCTTCGGCAAGTTCCGCGGTTCAAAGGCTCAAGAGCATCATGTTCATGAGTCTCCAAAGCTGATGACTGTACCGCTGATTATACTTGCGGTTTTGTCTGCCATCGGCGGATACGTCGGTGTGCCGCATGCTTTGGGAGGGCACAATTATTTTCACGATTGGCTTTTGCCGGTGCTTTCATCTCATGGTGTTACACATGGAGGCGAACATCACGGCGTTCCGACGGCAGAGTATGTCTTGATGGCAGTCTCCGTACTTGTCGCAGTGATTGGAATCATGCTCGCTCGCAGCTGGTACCTTGGAAAGTCGTCGACGGTAGAATCCCTTGGGAAGTCCGGAATGCGAAATCTTCTGTATAACAAGTACTGGGTTGATCAGATTTACGATACAGTGATTTCTCAACCGTTAGTGAAGGTGTCGGAGATTTTTGCGAAGTATGTTGATCAAGGGACGGTGGATGGTGCCGTGAACGGGGTGGGGACGACGGTTGTCAGTTTTGGTGGGCTTGTCCGTAAGATCCAGACCGGAGTGACGCAGAATTACGCCGTGATGATGGGTATGGGTACCGTGGTTCTGCTTGGTATGCTAATATGGTCGGTATTGGGATAA
- the nuoK gene encoding NADH-quinone oxidoreductase subunit NuoK: protein MQVELAHYLLLGAVLFGIGAMGVLTRKNLIIILMSVELMLNSVNLSFIALARHAADQEAQVIVFFVLCVAAAEVAVGLAILISVWRKRGSMNVDAMSALKG, encoded by the coding sequence ATGCAAGTTGAACTTGCGCATTACCTCCTGCTCGGAGCAGTTCTGTTCGGCATCGGAGCCATGGGAGTTCTGACACGAAAGAACCTCATTATCATACTGATGTCCGTTGAATTGATGCTGAATTCCGTGAATCTGAGTTTCATTGCGCTTGCGAGGCATGCTGCAGACCAGGAGGCGCAAGTCATTGTGTTTTTTGTCTTGTGTGTAGCTGCGGCTGAAGTGGCCGTCGGACTGGCAATTCTGATATCTGTGTGGCGCAAACGCGGCAGTATGAATGTGGACGCGATGAGTGCGCTAAAAGGCTGA
- a CDS encoding NADH-quinone oxidoreductase subunit J → MGLETILFLLLAVGAVLTALLVVTSPSPIGSALYLVGTMFCLAGLYVLLSAPFLAAIQIIVYAGAIIVLLLFVIMLLNLRRIEEVLPKTWRVAGLVVSGLILFTMFLAIVRGSSVLPAMPDVPTGFGKVSELGKILFTKYLYAFEATSVLLLAAMIGAVALVRKDGKEGGKDAS, encoded by the coding sequence ATGGGCCTTGAGACAATCTTATTCTTGCTACTGGCGGTAGGTGCGGTCTTGACGGCCTTGCTGGTCGTCACCTCACCTTCTCCCATCGGGTCGGCCCTGTACCTTGTCGGGACCATGTTTTGTCTTGCCGGTCTCTATGTCTTGTTGTCCGCACCGTTTCTTGCCGCGATTCAGATTATCGTCTACGCAGGAGCCATTATTGTGCTCCTGCTTTTTGTTATCATGCTTCTCAATCTGCGGCGCATAGAAGAGGTGCTACCCAAAACTTGGCGAGTGGCCGGCCTGGTTGTGTCCGGGCTGATTCTGTTTACGATGTTTCTGGCAATTGTTAGAGGAAGCTCTGTATTGCCCGCGATGCCGGACGTTCCGACCGGTTTTGGCAAGGTTTCTGAACTTGGTAAAATTCTCTTTACAAAATACCTTTATGCATTTGAGGCGACCTCGGTGCTCCTGCTGGCGGCCATGATTGGTGCGGTAGCGCTTGTCCGGAAAGACGGCAAGGAGGGAGGTAAAGATGCAAGTTGA
- the lpxK gene encoding tetraacyldisaccharide 4'-kinase — protein MILALAEYAYGVVAGAYHRHWDRRGGWRAPVPVISVGNITVGGNGKTPFVIALIKLLEQHFPHLRERNRIAVLSRGYGRKSKELTIAEIDSHWQDTGDEPLLIKRSCPQTLVISNANRVESAKVAANDFGAKLIILDDGFQHRRLARDVDLVLLDSMMPIDNGKMLPAGRLREHPSSLGRATALVTVGSGESAVPYAKSFNKISWRALPAKLSQTWADKPKGPCFLVTGVARPNRVKLSAESVGIQIVGERAFRDHHVFSEQELKNVSREAENAGADVILTTSKDYIRMYPWRGSLQIVVIPYSLEIMDSENFVNWLSTKVDFSLR, from the coding sequence ATGATCCTCGCGCTAGCCGAATATGCGTACGGTGTCGTGGCCGGAGCTTATCATCGCCATTGGGATAGGCGCGGCGGATGGCGCGCACCTGTTCCTGTGATATCGGTTGGCAACATAACTGTGGGCGGCAACGGCAAAACTCCGTTTGTGATTGCGTTGATCAAGTTGCTTGAACAGCATTTCCCGCATCTGAGAGAGCGCAACCGCATTGCCGTGCTCAGCCGGGGCTATGGGAGGAAGTCCAAGGAACTGACCATTGCCGAAATAGACTCGCATTGGCAGGACACCGGGGACGAGCCGCTTCTGATTAAACGAAGTTGTCCACAAACCCTTGTCATCTCAAATGCGAACCGGGTCGAATCGGCCAAGGTCGCGGCCAACGATTTCGGAGCGAAGCTGATTATTCTGGACGACGGGTTTCAGCATCGGCGGCTTGCCCGGGATGTTGATCTCGTTCTGCTGGACAGCATGATGCCGATTGACAACGGCAAGATGTTACCGGCAGGACGCCTGCGAGAGCATCCTTCATCCTTGGGGCGGGCGACGGCGCTCGTAACGGTTGGATCTGGGGAATCAGCCGTGCCTTATGCAAAGTCATTCAACAAGATTTCCTGGAGGGCACTGCCGGCTAAATTGTCGCAAACTTGGGCGGACAAGCCAAAGGGACCCTGTTTTCTGGTGACGGGTGTGGCACGTCCCAACAGAGTCAAATTGTCTGCCGAATCCGTGGGTATTCAGATCGTTGGCGAGCGTGCATTTCGGGACCATCACGTATTTTCAGAGCAGGAACTCAAGAATGTTTCACGTGAAGCGGAGAATGCGGGAGCAGATGTCATTCTTACAACTTCTAAAGACTATATACGTATGTATCCGTGGCGCGGTAGTTTGCAAATTGTAGTCATCCCCTATAGCCTCGAGATTATGGACTCAGAGAACTTCGTAAACTGGTTAAGTACTAAGGTTGACTTTAGCCTGCGATAG
- the nrdR gene encoding transcriptional repressor NrdR, translating into MRCPFCSTDDDRVIDSRPAKEGRAIRRRRECLKCGHRFTTYESIEVRIVHVIKSDGAREPFDREKVYRGLSIACIKRPVSPNTIENMTDAIEARVLAETDREVTAAQIGQWILEELVNVDEVAYVRFASVYKRYMSVNEFLEELKKIQSDKYERRLDKGSLE; encoded by the coding sequence TTGCGCTGCCCGTTTTGCAGCACTGACGATGACCGGGTCATAGACTCGCGGCCTGCAAAGGAAGGTCGCGCGATTCGCCGCCGCCGCGAATGCCTGAAGTGCGGCCATCGCTTTACAACCTACGAATCCATCGAAGTCCGTATCGTACACGTTATAAAATCCGACGGAGCCCGCGAACCTTTCGATCGTGAAAAGGTGTATCGCGGGCTATCTATTGCCTGCATTAAGCGGCCTGTTTCGCCCAATACTATTGAAAACATGACCGATGCAATCGAAGCCCGCGTGCTCGCTGAAACCGACCGCGAAGTCACAGCCGCCCAAATCGGTCAATGGATACTCGAGGAGCTGGTCAATGTGGATGAAGTTGCCTATGTGCGGTTTGCTTCTGTTTATAAGAGATATATGTCGGTTAATGAGTTTTTAGAAGAGCTGAAGAAGATTCAGAGTGATAAGTACGAGCGAAGACTGGATAAGGGTTCACTCGAGTGA
- a CDS encoding serine hydroxymethyltransferase translates to MSNHLRNILANSDPDVSAIMDRERSRQNEGLELIASENFVSPAVLEAMGNVMTNKYAEGLPGKRYYGGCRHVDEVETLAIDRAKELFGAKWANVQPHSGAQANMAVYFTLLKPGDKILGMDLAHGGHLTHGSPVNFSGRMYEVVSYGVTRDSNLIDMDDVVAKAREHKPKLIMTGSSAYPRNWHLAKFREIADEIGAYLICDMSHFSGLVAGRIHPDVLPYCHAVTSTTHKTLRGPRGGIVLSNEEGGELLLGGMPKPKSYWDAFDSWVFPGVQGGPLMHVIAAKAVAFGEALKPEFREYARNVVENAKTLADEFMSRGYKVVSGGTDTHLVLLDLSPMGKTGKAAEKALEAADITVNKNMVPYDPQKPLVTSGVRIGSPAVTSRGMGVTEMRKIAELMDNVIQNLESAEMIAKVKAQVHELTRGFPLYPQALRYNV, encoded by the coding sequence ATGAGCAATCACTTAAGAAACATATTGGCAAACAGCGACCCGGACGTATCCGCAATCATGGATCGCGAGCGGTCGCGGCAAAATGAAGGATTGGAACTTATCGCCTCGGAGAATTTCGTGTCACCCGCTGTCCTGGAGGCAATGGGAAATGTGATGACGAACAAGTATGCCGAAGGTCTTCCGGGCAAGAGGTATTACGGCGGATGTCGTCATGTGGACGAAGTTGAAACATTGGCGATTGACCGAGCAAAAGAGCTTTTCGGAGCGAAGTGGGCTAACGTCCAGCCGCATTCGGGCGCGCAGGCGAATATGGCTGTTTACTTCACGCTGCTCAAACCCGGCGACAAAATTCTGGGTATGGATCTGGCGCACGGCGGCCATTTGACACACGGCTCGCCTGTGAATTTTTCAGGCCGCATGTATGAGGTGGTCAGCTATGGTGTCACACGCGATTCGAATTTGATCGACATGGATGATGTTGTTGCCAAGGCGCGCGAACACAAGCCGAAGCTCATCATGACAGGATCTTCTGCCTATCCGCGCAATTGGCATCTGGCGAAGTTCAGAGAGATTGCGGACGAAATCGGCGCGTATCTGATTTGCGATATGTCGCACTTCTCCGGATTGGTGGCAGGTAGAATTCATCCCGATGTTCTGCCGTACTGTCATGCCGTAACGTCCACGACTCACAAGACTCTTCGCGGGCCGCGCGGTGGAATTGTGCTGTCCAATGAAGAGGGTGGAGAGCTGCTGCTCGGAGGTATGCCTAAACCCAAAAGCTATTGGGATGCGTTTGACAGCTGGGTTTTTCCGGGCGTACAGGGCGGCCCGCTGATGCATGTGATTGCGGCCAAGGCCGTCGCATTCGGCGAAGCGCTGAAACCGGAGTTTCGCGAGTATGCTCGTAACGTTGTCGAGAATGCAAAGACGCTGGCTGATGAGTTTATGTCGCGCGGATATAAGGTCGTTTCCGGAGGAACGGACACGCACCTGGTGTTGCTCGATCTGTCACCCATGGGGAAGACGGGTAAAGCTGCCGAAAAGGCACTCGAAGCCGCCGACATCACCGTCAACAAGAATATGGTGCCCTACGATCCGCAGAAGCCGCTGGTGACATCCGGTGTGCGTATCGGTTCTCCCGCTGTGACATCGCGCGGAATGGGAGTGACTGAAATGAGGAAAATTGCGGAACTGATGGATAATGTTATTCAAAATCTTGAGTCGGCTGAAATGATTGCCAAGGTAAAAGCTCAAGTTCATGAGTTGACCCGCGGCTTCCCGCTTTATCCGCAAGCACTGCGTTACAATGTTTAG